CGCGTAGGGCGTGGCGTGAAATCCACTCCAGTAGCTGGTACGCGCACTGCCAACACCGCCCTCGCTCTCCTCCATGCGATCTACGAGAAAGCGCGCAACAAGCGCTGGTGGACGGGTGAGAATCCGGCACATGGTGTCGACCGGTTCAAGGAAACCAGCCGGGATCGTTTCCTCCAAGCGGACGAGCTGCCGCGCTTCTTCCAAGCCTTGCGTGATGAGCCGAACGAGACCATCCGGGACTACTTCCTGATCGCCCTGCTGACCGGGGCCAGACGCTCCAACACACTGGCCATGCGCTGGGACGAAATCAGCTTCGAACGGAGTGAATGGCGCATCCCGGTGACCAAGAACGGTACCCCCCAGGTCGTCACCCTCACCTCCGAAGCACTGGCCATCCTTGAAGCCCGCAAGAACAACGGCAGCGAATGGGTCTTCCCCGCCGGCGGCCGGACCGGCCATCTCATGGAACCGAAAATGGGCTGGGACCGCATTCTCCAGCGCGCGGGGATACAGGACCTGCACATCCACGACCTGCGCCGTACCCTAGGCAGTTGGCAGGCCAGGACAGGTGCGTCGCTGGCTATCATCGGCAAGAGCCTTAACCACAAGAGTATCCAGTCCACGGCCATCTATGCCAGGCTGGATCTCGATCCGGTGCGCGAGTCAGTGGAGCGAGCCACTACAGCTATGCTCACTGCTGCGGGCTTCAAGGCCTTATGAAGAGCTGAGCACAAATCAGGGTTAAAAACAACATTTCCTGGACAGTCTAAGCTGATGGATATAGAGCAACCCTGAATGGAATGATCCGCGATTGCTGCTTCGTCCTGCCTAGGATGTATGCCTGCAACTCGGCCTTTGCAGATGTTAGCGCTGGCTTGGCCGAACAGCCGGAGTTAGTCAGATTGCTGATGTTGCCAGATTGAATGGCATGAAGGTCCACTTTTTTACCACCTGCGCTGCTGGACTCGATTCGGCAGCGCAGCCCCGTCCGCACGAAAAATCGTCACTAGATCATGATTATTAACAATAAATTGGTTTCGATCTCCGGTGTGATATCCGCTGCGCCAAGGTAACCCCACTCTTTTCCGGGCGCAAAATAATCGGTAGGCTCACGGCCTGGCGGAGCCGACCAGTCGCTAACTCCGGTGACTGGACAAACCTCCATCGGGAGCCCCATGCGCGGTCTGTTGTTCTCTGAATCCTATCGACCAATATTCTCAGGGCATGAAACTTTCGCCTTGCGTCAGCTCTGGCTTAAGAAGGCAGTTGACCTCGCGGTGGGTGCCACGCTGCAGACTACCGACTACGACAGAAAGTCGAAGTCTCGCGTCAAGAACGTCTTCAGCGAGGAGTTTTCGATCGTCGCACTTGGCGTCGGAAAGAACATGGTTGCATCCATGCGGCATTGGGCGGCGGCCTGCGATGTCTTGAATGAGGTAGACGGCATTCCGGCCCCCACGAACTTCGGATCCTCAATCTTCGGTTCCGAAGGTATCGATCCCTACAGCGAGCACCCGACCACCTTGTGGCTGGTTCACTGGAAATTGGCCGGCGGATGGGCTTTGCGCCCAAACCGGACGCATCGCAGCACGACATGGTTCTGGGTATTCAACTACATTCACGAACAGAGTTTCTCCTCGCAAGATTTACTCAGATCGCTCGGCGAGTACGCAGAGGAACGTAGTGGCCGCCTATCGCCTGCGACGCTGAAGCGCGATGTGGAAGTCTGCTTGCGAAGCTATATCGACCGATCCGAGACAGGCACCGTCGATGACTTTGCGGACTCGATGCTTGGCGAACTCGGGCTTCTGACCGTTCAGGCGCGAGACGAGTACGCGCTGCGTCGCGGCCCCAAGGCCACTTTGTCTACCGGGGCCTTCCTCTATGCCCTCATTGAGTTCTGGCAGGCGTTTGCTCCAACGACAAGCACTCTCTCCTTCGAGACTATCGCCTATGAGATCGGTTCGCCGGGGCGCGTCTTTAAGCTCGATGAAGACTCGGTCGCAGCGCATCTGATCAATCTCGAGGCCTTCACACGGTCAAAGTATCAGTGGTCAGACTCCGCCGGACTGAGACAGGTCATCTGCAAGAAGCCGATTGATTTGCAGGAGGCTCTGGAGTTGGCCTATGCCTAAGCAGAAGTCCGCGACTCTCAGGGCCACCAGAGACAGAACGTCCACCGTTGCTCGTGCCTCAAAGGCAACACCGGTTGACAAGGCCGACTTGCCTGTGCCAATGCTCAGTGACGTCGTCAGGCTGACCCGACAGTTTCAACGTGCGGTGCGGTTAGATACCGACTTCGGCACGGCAGAAGCTCTGCTGGGGTACATCTGCCAGGGAACGGCTCGCAATGTCCTCGGCGCGACGGCTCGCCACATCGTCCATTCGACACAGCGCGCGTTCACCTGGACTGGCCCTTTTGGCGGGGGCAAGAGTTCACTTGCGGTTGCTCTGTGTAGCCTCGTTGCACCCAACAAAACGGTACGGCAGGCTGCGTTCGAGGTGCTCTCTCTGACGCCGAATGACGGGTCGGACGTTTCCATTGCGTTCTCCGCGACCAAGGACGGCTGGCTAATCCTGCCGGTTGTCGGCTTCCGCGGCGGCGTGGTCGATGCCATCTCCGAGTGTCTCGACGACCGTGCCAGCACATCGATCGTTAGGAGAACCAAGTCCGGGTCCCGGCAGCGGACTGCGCTCCTGCTCAAGACGCTTGCGGAGCTCGCGGAGGGGCAATCAGGCAACGGCATCCTGCTGGTCATCGACGAGCTCGGCAAGTTCCTGGAGGCTGCGGCCATCGAAGGTGACGACATTTACTTCTATCAGGAGCTCGCCGACCTGGCCGGGCGATGCATCGGGAAGCTGGTTGTTGTCGGCATCCTCCATCAGTCCTTCGAGCAGTACGCGCATCGCCTCGGCACGGAACTGCGCGACGAGTGGCGGAAAGTACAGGGCCGCTACATCGACATACCATTGGTCGCCGCCTCCGACGAGGTCGTGGAACTGACCGGTCGGGCTATCGAGTCCGCGCATCCTCATGCTGATTCACTGACAATCTCTAAACAGGTCGCGCAGTCAATCCGGCACCGTAGGCCCGGCCTCAACGCAAGCTTTGCCGAGCGACTGGATCGGTGCTGGCCTCTTCATCCGGTCACAGCGGCGCTTCTGGGTCCCGTTTCCAAACGCCGTTTCGGCCAGAACGAGCGAAGTACTTTCGGGTTCCTGTCGTCGGCTGAGGCCCTAAGTTTCAGAGAGTTCCTGCAGGCGACACCCGCCTCCTCAACACGCCTGTATACGCCGGCGGCGTACTGGGACTACCTGCAGACGAACTTAGAGCCGAGCATCCTCGCCTCTCCAGATAGCCACCGCTGGTCTCAGAGCGTAGAAGCCGTCGAGCGCACGGAGCAGCGTGAAAAGGACCACGACCTTCACGTGCAGTTGGTGAAGACCATCGCGCTCATCGATCTGTTCCGCAATGGTTCCGGCTTGGTGGCTGATGAGGCGGTGCTGGGTGCATGCGTGACGGACGCCAACGGCGCACTGCTCCCGGCCGCGCAGGTCAGTGCACTGCTGCAGGATCTGCGTCGTTGGGCGGTCGTGACCTTCAAGCGACACCTGGGTTCGTGGGCCATCTCGGAAGGCAGCGATTTCGATATTGATGCGGCCTTGACGCAGGCGCTAAGCTCCATCGACGAACCGGATCTAGCTCAGCTAGGCAAGCTGGTGCGCCTGCAACCAGTACTTGCGAAGCGTCACTACTGCGAGACAGGAACTCTGCGGTGGATGTTGCCCTTCATGATCCACGCCAATCGTTTCCTGGACGGCGTGGCACAGGCGCATGCCGTGTGCGGAGAGCCTGGCCGCAGCCGGGGACAAAGCAGTGCCTTTGGCGCATTCCTGGTGGTTCTGCCCGCCCGGGGTCAAACGCTGCGCCAAGCAGCGAATGCGGTCCGCAAGAGCATGTGGCGACCGGAGAAGGCTCGTCCCATCCTTGTCGGCGTTCCGCGGAACGGCGAGACCATTCGAGAACTCGGCCGCGAACTCATGGCGTACGACCATATCCGTCGCTCGCGATCGGAGCTCGAGAACGACGCAGTAGCGAGGCGCGAACTCGACGCGCGCACGGCAGACGTCAAGTTGCGGCTGGAAGAAGAGCTGCGTGATGCTCTACTGAACATCCAATGGATCGACCTATCTCCGTACAGTGAGGATTCAAAAAAGAGCACAGAGGCGAACTTGGGTACCCTGTCTCAGCTGGCGTCCAAATTTGCGGACGAGGTGTTCGATAGCACGCCGCATGTGTTCAGCGAGCTAATCAATCGCGACGCCCCTTCCTCGAACAGCATCAAGGCGCGCAAGGATCTTCTTTACGCCATGCTGCGTCATGGCGACAAGGACAGGCTCGGGCTGAAGGGTTACCCTGCGGAGGCGGGCCTCTACTACAACCTGCTACGTGCTAGCGGACTGCATCGTGAGGTCGCCGATTCCAGTTTGTCCGATGGATCGAAGCGATGGACCTTTGCGGCACCTGCTTCCAACCCGAAGGATGCGACACGCGCATCTACTTTCCTGCCCTTGTGGAATGCGGCGACAGACCTCGTTCTGAATGGCTCCAGGTTTGTGCCGGTGTCTGAACTGTATCAGCTGTGGCAGGCTCCGCCGTATGGTGTGCGGGCAGGCATTCTGCCGGTACTGTGGCTCGCCTTCGCATTAGCAAATCAGCAGCATCTCGCGCTATATAAGGATGGCATTTTTGTTCCCCAACTGCGAGAGGTTGATGTCGACGAGGCGATCCAGGATCCCAGTCGGTTCTCGCTACGCCACGTCCAGATGGATAAGAACAAGGGGGCTATTCTCAAGGGGGTTGCCGACCACCTGCGGCTACTCGGACACGGCGATACGTCGGAGACTTTGGAAGCGGCGCGTGGCCTGGTCTCTCTCGTCTTCGATTTGCCGCTTTGGACTCGCCGAACCCAGCTCCTGCAACCGCAGACTCTTGCCGTCAGAGATACGCTGGCGCATGCAAGCGATCCATACAAGGTGCTATTTGTGGATCTGCCAATTCTCTTCAAAGGAATGTCTCTGCCCGAGTATTTGGAAGGGCTCGGGGTGGCGCTTCAGGAGATGCAGTCTGCGTATGGGGCTACTTTACAAAGGGTAATGGAGCGTACCCTAGAGGCGCTTGATGCCTCTGATGCCACAGAAGCTGACTATGAGGCTCTCAGAGTGCGGGCAAGGAACGTCAAAGGCATCTCCGGTGACCTACGTCTCGAAGCCTTTGCCACACGGCTTTCGACCCTGAGCACTGACCTCGAGTCGATCGAGGGCCTTCTAAGCCTTGCAGTGAATAAACCACCGCGCGAGTGGACCGATCTGGAAATTGACGCCGCGATCATTCAGCTCGCGCAGCTAGCACTGCAGTTCAGGCGCGTCGAGGTTGTGAGTGGGGTTCAATCGCGTCTGCCCACGCGAAGCGCGTTTGCTGTTGTGTTCGGGACCGGCCACGAGGGAAAGACAGTCTCGGAGACCTTTGACGTATCCCCTGCGGAGGACGACCGGATTCAGCAACTGGTCGACGTGATGCTACGACAATTCAAGGATATCAAACGGGAGGTGCTCCTCGCGGCGTTGGCTCAAACGGGCGCGAAGCTCGTGGAACATGCAAACTGGAAATCAAGAAACTAGATAATGGATGCCATGTTGCCAGTGGACTCCGAGCGCGCATCGACCAGCCAGTCCTCTGGCACATTGCATCGGCACGTGCTTGGACTGTCTGGTGGTAAGGACAGTGCTGCGCTTGCCGTGTACATGCGCCTGCATCATCCAGAACTCGACCTCGAGTACTTCTTCACTGACACGGGCAAGGAGCTCCCAGAGGTCTACGAGTTTCTGGGCCGCCTGGAGGGGTTCCTGGGCAAGACAATTAAGCGGCTGAACCCTGATCGCACATTCGATTTCTGGCTTCGCGAGTACGGTCACTACCTGCCGTCGGCGAAGACGCGGTGGTGCACCAGACAGTTGAAGCTACTGCCCTTCAAGCAGTGGGTGCGCCCGGCGTTGGCAGCAGGCCACAAGATCACGAGCTATGTCGCCATCAGAGCGGACGAGGACCACCGGCAGGGGTTCGCGCCGACACAGGATGGCCTGAAGATCGTCTACCCGTTCCGCGAGGCGCGAATCGACAAGCAGGGCGTCCTGGAATTGCTCTCCTCCTCTGGGCTTGGATTACCGAAGTACTACGAGTGGCGATCACGCAGTGGGTGCACCTTTTGTTTCTTTCAGCAGAAGATCGAGTGGGTCAATCTTCGCCGCACACACCCCGAGGCCTTCGAGGAAGCCAAGCGCTACGAGAAGAGCGCGCTGGAGCATGGATCTCCTTTCACGTGGTCGTACGGCGAGTCACTATCGGATCTCGAGCGTCCGGAACGCATTGCACAGATTGAGGGAGACTTTGCCGCGCGTCGACTTCGAGAACAGAG
This genomic interval from Thiobacillus sp. contains the following:
- a CDS encoding tyrosine-type recombinase/integrase — protein: MANKINFTKVALDAIVLPAPGQRATLYDAKITGLQLRVTSQGIKTFCVRRRTKGGDVERITLGRYPDMSIEQARKLSSRVNAEIEEGANPAAVKRAHKAEPTLNDLFEMYMKAHGELMKRPEKMRDLFRLYLAPLADKKASQITYPMVDRWHKELPAVINRRRDQERQRIKEVLAQKGRVGRGVKSTPVAGTRTANTALALLHAIYEKARNKRWWTGENPAHGVDRFKETSRDRFLQADELPRFFQALRDEPNETIRDYFLIALLTGARRSNTLAMRWDEISFERSEWRIPVTKNGTPQVVTLTSEALAILEARKNNGSEWVFPAGGRTGHLMEPKMGWDRILQRAGIQDLHIHDLRRTLGSWQARTGASLAIIGKSLNHKSIQSTAIYARLDLDPVRESVERATTAMLTAAGFKAL
- a CDS encoding DUF4007 family protein, with the translated sequence MRGLLFSESYRPIFSGHETFALRQLWLKKAVDLAVGATLQTTDYDRKSKSRVKNVFSEEFSIVALGVGKNMVASMRHWAAACDVLNEVDGIPAPTNFGSSIFGSEGIDPYSEHPTTLWLVHWKLAGGWALRPNRTHRSTTWFWVFNYIHEQSFSSQDLLRSLGEYAEERSGRLSPATLKRDVEVCLRSYIDRSETGTVDDFADSMLGELGLLTVQARDEYALRRGPKATLSTGAFLYALIEFWQAFAPTTSTLSFETIAYEIGSPGRVFKLDEDSVAAHLINLEAFTRSKYQWSDSAGLRQVICKKPIDLQEALELAYA
- a CDS encoding ATP-binding protein, which produces MPKQKSATLRATRDRTSTVARASKATPVDKADLPVPMLSDVVRLTRQFQRAVRLDTDFGTAEALLGYICQGTARNVLGATARHIVHSTQRAFTWTGPFGGGKSSLAVALCSLVAPNKTVRQAAFEVLSLTPNDGSDVSIAFSATKDGWLILPVVGFRGGVVDAISECLDDRASTSIVRRTKSGSRQRTALLLKTLAELAEGQSGNGILLVIDELGKFLEAAAIEGDDIYFYQELADLAGRCIGKLVVVGILHQSFEQYAHRLGTELRDEWRKVQGRYIDIPLVAASDEVVELTGRAIESAHPHADSLTISKQVAQSIRHRRPGLNASFAERLDRCWPLHPVTAALLGPVSKRRFGQNERSTFGFLSSAEALSFREFLQATPASSTRLYTPAAYWDYLQTNLEPSILASPDSHRWSQSVEAVERTEQREKDHDLHVQLVKTIALIDLFRNGSGLVADEAVLGACVTDANGALLPAAQVSALLQDLRRWAVVTFKRHLGSWAISEGSDFDIDAALTQALSSIDEPDLAQLGKLVRLQPVLAKRHYCETGTLRWMLPFMIHANRFLDGVAQAHAVCGEPGRSRGQSSAFGAFLVVLPARGQTLRQAANAVRKSMWRPEKARPILVGVPRNGETIRELGRELMAYDHIRRSRSELENDAVARRELDARTADVKLRLEEELRDALLNIQWIDLSPYSEDSKKSTEANLGTLSQLASKFADEVFDSTPHVFSELINRDAPSSNSIKARKDLLYAMLRHGDKDRLGLKGYPAEAGLYYNLLRASGLHREVADSSLSDGSKRWTFAAPASNPKDATRASTFLPLWNAATDLVLNGSRFVPVSELYQLWQAPPYGVRAGILPVLWLAFALANQQHLALYKDGIFVPQLREVDVDEAIQDPSRFSLRHVQMDKNKGAILKGVADHLRLLGHGDTSETLEAARGLVSLVFDLPLWTRRTQLLQPQTLAVRDTLAHASDPYKVLFVDLPILFKGMSLPEYLEGLGVALQEMQSAYGATLQRVMERTLEALDASDATEADYEALRVRARNVKGISGDLRLEAFATRLSTLSTDLESIEGLLSLAVNKPPREWTDLEIDAAIIQLAQLALQFRRVEVVSGVQSRLPTRSAFAVVFGTGHEGKTVSETFDVSPAEDDRIQQLVDVMLRQFKDIKREVLLAALAQTGAKLVEHANWKSRN
- a CDS encoding phosphoadenosine phosphosulfate reductase family protein, producing the protein MLPVDSERASTSQSSGTLHRHVLGLSGGKDSAALAVYMRLHHPELDLEYFFTDTGKELPEVYEFLGRLEGFLGKTIKRLNPDRTFDFWLREYGHYLPSAKTRWCTRQLKLLPFKQWVRPALAAGHKITSYVAIRADEDHRQGFAPTQDGLKIVYPFREARIDKQGVLELLSSSGLGLPKYYEWRSRSGCTFCFFQQKIEWVNLRRTHPEAFEEAKRYEKSALEHGSPFTWSYGESLSDLERPERIAQIEGDFAARRLREQSRKPVNPLRPIRFAEPTDIDDLFNEDEGGGACLVCHK